One genomic window of Desulfovibrio subterraneus includes the following:
- a CDS encoding HDOD domain-containing protein, which translates to MQHHMEAQDFLAELLQGMQDLPYEPGLLHDLFSLTTENSPASLESIGRTISRGQGLAARVLSMANSAYYGLQSEVSSVSRAVAVLGLKEVRNLVLTIGVVDLASKRKLPKKFDVAAYWMHQVGVGETARLIAQHAIKAGMNEDPDTLYTAGLLHDLGKLFIASFRPLTWSAIRKLREAQNLTDAEAEDRYWGMDHAVIAAHVLSYWNLPDALTDPINWHHQPNLAGDNKCSAAMLHVANALLHSREEQAIPMPETATALLTRFVTDTDRFERDLAERLAPENLRAFVSHLI; encoded by the coding sequence ATGCAGCACCACATGGAAGCACAGGATTTTCTGGCCGAACTGCTGCAAGGCATGCAGGACCTTCCCTATGAACCGGGCCTGCTGCATGACCTGTTCTCACTCACCACGGAAAATTCCCCCGCATCGCTCGAGTCCATAGGGCGGACCATATCCAGAGGGCAGGGGCTTGCCGCCCGTGTGCTTTCCATGGCCAACTCCGCCTATTACGGGCTGCAGTCCGAGGTTTCTTCCGTCTCGCGCGCCGTGGCCGTGCTCGGGCTCAAGGAGGTGCGCAACCTTGTGCTCACCATCGGGGTTGTCGATCTGGCCAGCAAGCGCAAGCTGCCCAAAAAATTTGACGTAGCCGCCTACTGGATGCATCAGGTCGGGGTGGGCGAGACGGCCAGACTCATCGCCCAGCACGCGATAAAGGCGGGGATGAACGAGGACCCCGATACCCTGTATACGGCAGGGCTGCTGCACGATCTCGGCAAACTGTTCATTGCCTCGTTCAGGCCGCTCACGTGGTCTGCCATCCGCAAGCTGCGTGAAGCGCAGAACCTAACGGATGCCGAGGCGGAAGACCGCTACTGGGGCATGGATCATGCCGTTATAGCAGCCCATGTTCTTTCCTACTGGAATCTCCCTGACGCCCTTACAGACCCCATCAACTGGCACCACCAGCCCAACCTCGCAGGCGACAATAAATGCTCTGCCGCCATGTTGCATGTGGCCAATGCGCTGTTGCACAGCCGGGAGGAGCAGGCTATACCCATGCCGGAAACGGCAACTGCGCTGCTCACCCGATTTGTGACGGACACGGACCGGTTCGAGCGCGACCTTGCCGAACGGCTGGCCCCGGAAAATCTGCGGGCATTTGTTTCTCATCTCATCTAG
- the recJ gene encoding single-stranded-DNA-specific exonuclease RecJ, giving the protein MSKEWIPRSAESAPQELSAWAEQLEISDFLAELLWHRGLQSRDDMQQYLSPFLRQLAPLCEWPGLDESADVLAQGLAEGRKLAVWGDYDVDGVTSTALVKSFLAGHGISTLHHLPNRMKEGYGMNVAGVEALHQQGVNMLLTVDCGISDFAPVARARELGMLVVVSDHHLPGEKLPDAHAICNPRLRECPCPALAGVGVAFFLMCALNTRLEKQTGIRLDVRPLLDLVALGTIADVVELAGQNRILVKNGLLVLAEGKRIGMAALKEVSGYAPGASVGAGQVAFGLAPRINAAGRMGKAGLALDLLLSQDPEEARRLANSLDGMNEERKNEEERIQEAALSQAQTQLGRNALVLYGEDWHSGVIGIVASRVVEQHYRPTVILCREGDVIKGSARSISEFHLHEGLTRCADLFVGFGGHKLAAGMSFVPDRLDAFRERFIGIVEQTIGTQPLTAHLRVDGEMGFAQASDFTLLKELELLQPFGMGNGEPVFASPPLLVKSRRVFARKHLKLELFDGTCGITLHAKAWRMAEAMPPMIEGRNIRLAFSPRIDRYNGGAEVDLRIKDWKLV; this is encoded by the coding sequence TTGTCCAAAGAATGGATTCCCCGTTCCGCAGAGTCTGCGCCGCAGGAGCTTTCCGCATGGGCGGAGCAACTCGAAATTTCCGATTTTCTGGCTGAACTTCTCTGGCACCGCGGCCTGCAGTCCCGCGACGACATGCAGCAGTATCTGAGCCCTTTTCTGCGCCAGCTGGCGCCGTTGTGCGAATGGCCGGGGCTGGACGAGTCAGCGGATGTTCTGGCGCAGGGGCTGGCGGAAGGTCGCAAGCTGGCTGTGTGGGGCGACTATGATGTGGATGGTGTGACCTCCACCGCGCTGGTGAAGAGTTTTCTTGCAGGGCATGGCATAAGTACCCTGCACCATCTGCCCAACCGCATGAAGGAAGGCTACGGCATGAACGTGGCCGGAGTGGAGGCCCTGCACCAGCAGGGCGTGAACATGCTGCTTACCGTGGACTGCGGTATTTCCGACTTCGCGCCCGTGGCCCGCGCCCGCGAGCTTGGCATGCTTGTGGTGGTTTCCGACCACCATCTTCCCGGTGAAAAATTGCCGGACGCGCATGCCATCTGCAATCCCCGCCTGCGGGAGTGTCCCTGTCCGGCACTGGCCGGTGTGGGCGTGGCCTTTTTCCTCATGTGCGCTCTGAATACGCGGCTGGAAAAGCAGACCGGCATCAGGCTGGATGTCCGCCCGCTGCTTGATCTGGTGGCGCTCGGCACCATTGCCGATGTGGTGGAGCTTGCAGGGCAGAACCGCATTCTGGTCAAGAACGGCCTGCTTGTTCTGGCAGAAGGCAAGCGCATAGGCATGGCCGCCCTCAAGGAAGTTTCCGGCTACGCTCCCGGCGCATCCGTCGGGGCGGGGCAGGTGGCGTTCGGGCTTGCGCCGCGCATCAATGCGGCGGGCCGCATGGGCAAGGCCGGACTGGCTCTGGACCTGCTGCTCTCGCAGGACCCCGAAGAGGCCCGCAGGCTTGCGAACTCGCTGGACGGCATGAACGAGGAGCGCAAGAATGAGGAAGAACGTATTCAGGAGGCGGCGCTCAGTCAGGCGCAAACGCAGCTCGGCAGAAATGCGCTGGTGCTGTATGGCGAGGACTGGCATTCCGGTGTCATAGGTATTGTGGCTTCCCGCGTGGTGGAGCAGCATTACCGGCCCACGGTCATTCTCTGCCGCGAAGGAGACGTGATCAAGGGTTCCGCCCGTTCCATAAGTGAATTTCATCTGCATGAAGGGCTTACCCGCTGCGCCGATCTGTTTGTGGGATTCGGCGGCCACAAGCTGGCGGCGGGCATGTCCTTTGTCCCTGACAGGCTGGATGCCTTCAGGGAACGGTTTATCGGCATAGTGGAGCAGACCATAGGCACGCAGCCTCTCACGGCTCACCTTCGTGTGGACGGCGAAATGGGATTCGCTCAGGCTTCGGACTTTACCCTGCTCAAAGAGCTGGAATTGCTGCAACCTTTCGGTATGGGCAACGGCGAGCCTGTGTTTGCCTCTCCGCCGCTGCTGGTGAAATCGCGCCGCGTGTTTGCCAGAAAGCATCTCAAGCTGGAGCTCTTTGACGGCACGTGCGGCATAACCCTGCATGCCAAGGCGTGGCGTATGGCAGAAGCCATGCCCCCCATGATCGAGGGGCGGAATATTCGTCTTGCCTTTTCTCCCCGCATAGACCGCTATAACGGCGGGGCAGAGGTAGACCTGCGGATCAAGGATTGGAAACTCGTTTAA
- a CDS encoding EF-hand domain-containing protein — MAEKILQDRDQDGDGLLSSSEMQMSRGRFEMVDTDKDGYVSAGELSAHMSSGDNNSRLNQLAAAIIKMQDSDGDGKLSQSESDLSRDDFEAADADGDGYLTQSEIANALGASANQNGQNGQNGMGEAGGKGADQEFSGPGSENQKGTHKVGSSDEDASKKAGKSEQMDLNGDGVVSPEEVQAVMMHGLAKAKSMVASGELTIKTAPNGVSSVGQGEGTENTGAASGAAGASDSADAVGKAKKLAWGKGGQEEDHVSGRHGVPMWLRRRAMEAYGGQGAGTMSQMQNLAAGAQGQIGAQAMSGSDEGSTTVAGAMPAASVAAGVVGAGDMISAHI, encoded by the coding sequence ATGGCCGAGAAGATTCTGCAAGACCGGGATCAGGACGGCGACGGGCTGCTTTCTTCTTCAGAAATGCAAATGTCGCGCGGCCGGTTCGAGATGGTGGATACGGACAAGGACGGCTATGTATCGGCGGGGGAACTCTCTGCCCATATGAGTAGCGGCGACAATAACAGCCGCCTCAATCAGCTTGCCGCCGCCATCATCAAGATGCAGGACTCGGACGGGGACGGTAAGCTTTCCCAGTCAGAGAGCGATCTTTCCCGTGACGATTTTGAAGCCGCTGATGCGGATGGCGACGGGTATCTTACGCAGAGCGAGATTGCCAACGCCCTTGGTGCTTCGGCCAATCAGAATGGTCAGAACGGCCAGAACGGTATGGGCGAAGCTGGCGGCAAGGGTGCGGATCAGGAATTCAGCGGCCCCGGCAGCGAGAACCAGAAGGGTACCCACAAGGTCGGCAGTTCGGATGAAGACGCCTCGAAGAAGGCAGGAAAGTCCGAACAGATGGACCTTAACGGAGACGGCGTTGTCTCGCCCGAAGAAGTGCAGGCCGTGATGATGCATGGCCTTGCCAAGGCCAAGTCCATGGTTGCCAGCGGGGAACTGACAATCAAGACTGCACCCAACGGAGTCTCCTCTGTGGGGCAGGGCGAAGGCACGGAAAATACGGGTGCCGCGTCGGGGGCAGCAGGCGCTTCTGATTCAGCCGATGCCGTCGGCAAGGCCAAAAAGCTCGCCTGGGGCAAGGGTGGGCAGGAAGAGGACCATGTTTCCGGCAGGCACGGCGTGCCTATGTGGCTCCGCCGCAGAGCTATGGAAGCGTACGGCGGTCAGGGCGCAGGTACCATGAGCCAGATGCAGAATCTCGCAGCCGGTGCACAGGGCCAGATTGGCGCGCAGGCAATGTCCGGTTCGGATGAAGGCAGCACGACCGTGGCCGGTGCCATGCCCGCAGCCAGCGTTGCCGCCGGAGTCGTGGGAGCAGGCGATATGATTTCGGCACATATCTGA
- a CDS encoding LysR substrate-binding domain-containing protein, which translates to MEIRHLHYFVAVAEELHFGKAARRLHMSQPPLSQQIRQLEEELGVSLFRRTSRSVSLTPEGDALLVDAREIMQRMEQAVKRVQAVSRGEEGLLRVGFMGYALMTGYPQAIRAYKQCYPKVRMELWEFSTAHQLRMIAADDLDVGLISCVRGVPMKLDSLLFRKEPFMLCLPEGHPLAELDAVPLERLEGVPLILFPRKAHPILYDALIASFRDAGVVADVVQSVARIETGKALVAAGLGCSIHPASVSASIRPGVVYRPLLGDMPSPELRVVWKKDNPAPSLKLFLEEVRRYRDEG; encoded by the coding sequence ATGGAAATAAGACACCTGCACTATTTCGTGGCCGTGGCAGAGGAACTGCACTTCGGCAAGGCGGCAAGACGGCTGCATATGTCACAGCCGCCGCTCAGCCAGCAGATTCGGCAGCTTGAGGAAGAACTGGGCGTGAGCCTGTTCCGCAGAACCAGCCGGAGTGTTTCTCTGACGCCGGAGGGTGATGCTCTTCTTGTGGACGCCCGAGAGATCATGCAGCGCATGGAGCAGGCCGTTAAACGGGTACAGGCCGTGTCCAGAGGTGAGGAGGGGCTGCTCAGGGTGGGCTTCATGGGCTATGCACTCATGACGGGCTACCCGCAGGCTATCCGGGCTTATAAGCAGTGTTATCCCAAGGTGCGGATGGAGTTGTGGGAATTTTCCACCGCTCACCAGCTGCGGATGATTGCCGCTGATGATCTGGACGTGGGGCTCATCAGCTGTGTGCGCGGGGTTCCCATGAAGCTGGACAGCCTGCTGTTCCGCAAGGAGCCGTTCATGCTCTGCCTGCCAGAAGGGCATCCTCTTGCCGAGCTTGATGCTGTGCCGCTGGAACGGCTGGAAGGGGTGCCTCTCATTCTTTTTCCCCGTAAGGCGCACCCTATTTTGTATGATGCGCTTATTGCCAGCTTCCGTGATGCGGGCGTGGTGGCGGATGTGGTGCAGAGCGTGGCCCGTATTGAAACAGGCAAGGCCCTTGTGGCTGCCGGACTCGGCTGCTCCATTCATCCGGCTTCGGTGAGTGCTTCCATCCGGCCCGGAGTGGTCTACAGGCCGTTGCTCGGGGACATGCCCAGTCCTGAGCTGCGTGTTGTCTGGAAGAAGGATAATCCTGCCCCGTCGCTTAAACTTTTTCTTGAGGAAGTACGCAGATACAGGGATGAGGGATAA
- the ercA gene encoding alcohol dehydrogenase-like regulatory protein ErcA, which translates to MSGIHSLRKFAAPEVIFGNGARFLLTKYVQNFSLSHCLVVTDKGVRATGLVDDLVASLHEAGIRTTIFDDISPNPRDDQARKGTAVFLDSRCDGVVAIGGGSPMDAAKAIGFMATNGSDVISFEGVDKVESPAPPMICIPTTAGTSADISQFCIINDTARRLKIAIVAQAAIPDVALIDPECTYSMPPALTAATGMDALTHAFEAYVSTVSSPTTDLFALDAVRLIRKYLERAVAQPDDAVAREGMMRASMHAGYAFSNAILGAVHAMAHSLGGVLDSPHGECNAILLPHLVRANFASVSERYRDLARAFGIAEAGLPDDVLRQGLFDGLQAYSRGIGIPEGLRVMNMDKALIPKLAKTAMQDACMLTNPRRFTQAEIEELYEEAW; encoded by the coding sequence ATGAGTGGAATCCATTCCCTGCGAAAGTTCGCAGCGCCGGAGGTGATCTTCGGTAACGGCGCGCGATTTCTGCTGACCAAGTATGTGCAGAATTTCAGTTTGAGCCACTGCCTTGTTGTGACCGACAAGGGCGTGCGCGCGACAGGGCTTGTTGACGACCTTGTGGCCTCGTTGCACGAGGCGGGTATCCGCACGACCATTTTCGACGACATTTCTCCCAATCCCAGAGATGATCAGGCCCGCAAGGGAACAGCCGTGTTTCTGGATTCCCGATGCGACGGCGTGGTGGCCATCGGGGGCGGCAGCCCCATGGATGCGGCAAAAGCCATAGGCTTCATGGCCACAAATGGTTCTGATGTCATTTCCTTTGAGGGAGTGGATAAGGTTGAGTCACCTGCCCCGCCCATGATCTGCATACCGACCACGGCGGGAACCAGTGCCGATATTTCGCAGTTCTGCATCATCAACGACACGGCCCGCAGGCTGAAGATTGCCATTGTGGCGCAGGCCGCCATTCCCGATGTGGCACTCATCGATCCCGAATGCACCTACTCCATGCCCCCCGCCCTTACAGCGGCGACCGGCATGGATGCCCTGACACACGCATTTGAGGCGTATGTCTCCACGGTTTCTTCTCCCACCACGGATCTGTTTGCCCTTGATGCCGTGCGCCTTATCCGCAAATACCTTGAACGCGCGGTGGCGCAGCCTGATGATGCTGTTGCGCGTGAAGGCATGATGCGGGCTTCCATGCATGCGGGCTATGCTTTTTCTAACGCCATTCTCGGGGCGGTGCACGCCATGGCGCACAGTCTGGGCGGCGTGCTCGATTCGCCGCACGGAGAGTGCAACGCTATTTTGCTTCCGCATCTGGTGCGGGCGAACTTTGCTTCCGTATCGGAACGGTACCGCGATCTTGCCCGTGCATTCGGGATAGCCGAAGCGGGCCTGCCGGACGATGTTTTGCGGCAGGGACTGTTCGACGGGTTGCAGGCCTATAGCCGCGGGATAGGGATACCCGAGGGACTGCGGGTGATGAACATGGACAAGGCGCTCATTCCCAAGCTGGCCAAGACGGCAATGCAGGATGCCTGCATGCTGACCAACCCCCGCAGATTTACGCAGGCCGAAATAGAGGAATTGTATGAAGAGGCGTGGTAG